TTGAGTGCTGCAGACGTCCCTGTTACATCATAAAATTTAAGAATCTACTGGTGTCCATTCTTGTGTCTCCTGAATGAAAACAGCATCATGGAGctccttttgttttgtgatcGATGTTAAGAAGACACTGATATACACCTTTTGTGTGAatctgtgtggagaaaacaaaacaaaactgaggaAGCTCATTGGTAAAGGTAATGATGGCAGGGCaaataatatcattttgatgTTTACAAAATGTAGAGCTGatgctttattttaataaaaaaaacaaatgtgaatttGCCTGAGGTTATATTATCTTACACTCTGGTGAGATACTCATGGCCACATCCTTCTCTCCAGTGTCTCATTAGGCAAACAGGCTTAGTCCAAAAAccaaaggagagaaaaaaacccctAGGGGAAGTTCAcaggtgaaaaataaatgaatgcaccTGAGGTCTGTTGAATCATgaactgcgtgtgtgtgcgtgttgctGTCCTATTTCATACAAGATCTTTTGAACGTGTTAGACAGATTCACAGGACGACTGTGGCAAGTGTGCAACGTGTGACTCATTCAAATGTGGTTTAATAGCCTTACTAACGACCAGAGACACAACGACACAAACCAGCACTGCAGGTTTCACTTACCGCTTTCCATCTTTCACCTCGGCAGAGTCTGCTCTACTTCACcgctttacaataaaaaagaagtaagaaaaagaaagaaagtactTACCAAAACCCAGAAGAAGACACAGAGGTGAATAAGAGCACATGGGTTTCCAGGAGTCCCAGAGTCCTGCTGACAGGTTCACAAAGCTGCTGTCATCCTCATTGTACAGCGGAGGAAGTGATATGAACACATGTACAGGCAGACTGAGGCACAGAGAGGCCACACCCAGTACACTGCTTTACCCATACAGGTTTATTCTTGATATGGAAATTGTATCATTTATTGGTGAGTTGTTCAACTTTGCTTaaatacttgtttttaattggGGACAAAATAGCCAACGGCTCCAGCATCACCCCATCTGGACCTCAGAGTAACGATAACCAAACAAAGTACAACCAACCAACACCCAATTCCTGTCCACCCTCTGATGGGTGTCAAACACTGTGTCCATCTTTGGGAAATAGCTGGCTTTGACATAGGCAATTGTGCCGAAGTGCACACTCCATCCAAACTGCAGGGTGTACATCTCAATTTCATGAATAAACCACTACCTGAATCAGTTTCTATTGTTTGTGGCAGTTTGGTCTATAGCTGTGCGTCACAACTTGATCAAACTTCTGGAAAATGTGTTGTATCGTCGCCAAAAAGAGATATAGCTGCGTTATCAACAGTTTTGAAAAGAGACACATGAACGTTGCATCAATAGCTTCATCCGCCATGCAGACTGAAACGTGTGAGATAAAATGAGTCTAGCGCGAAtgtttcatgttacagcagcatgagTAGAGCTTAATTTCCTAGAGACCGGATTCTTCAGGAGCTGTTCATGATGTTGTGGCGGATACGAAGGACCTGTGGAGGGGTTACAGGCTTGGACGGGATTCCGGGGAACTTCTTTGGGTAAGGGAGGAGTGTGGGTGTTAGGCAGAACGTGTTTGACCACGTTTTTTCCAATTCTGATCATTGTCATTTTGAAGATATGAGGAAGACTGCTCCGTCAACAGCtaattgtcttttatttatcaGTGTTTACTGGATTGTATTCGCTGATGTTATGAAACATGTGAATATACTTGTGTGTGCGGTCATAGTATGACCAAAGGGAGGATTGATGGGGCCAATTGTATCATTCAGAAGTTGAAATGTACTCATTATACTCGTTTAACCTGATAATATTTCCAGTGACTTAACTTGTGCAGCAATGTGCAACTGTGTCACACGCATCCACTTATAACGAGTGACTGTGCATTTGTGAACATGAACATTGAGTCATTGCGGTAGAGCCTGTATTTGTCCTGCTGAGTAATTCTCTGTAATCAACATTGTTTGcttattaaaagaagaaagaccATTCCTGACTGAAAGACTGCATTATTTCTCTTCTCACTGATAGTTTCCACAACAATTCTCATTTTATTATTGGCAGGAAACATCACTGTTATACAAATTATTTAAGACCAAAATCATCCAGAGGATACATGGGCACAGTGTTCAGATCAGTAAAGCTTTCTTATCTTCACTGTATTGCATCTTGTGCAggcctctttttttcccagcctGTTTAgtataaacagaaaacaaacaaatcagacAATAACCAAAAACGTCTCCATTTAGACCAAACCATGCAAATGTCTTCCAAAGGGTCTTCTTTTGTGGaataaaagcactttaaatggAAATGACGAAAACTCATTTGCTAATTAATCAACAACTCTTGATAAAAGCAGTCGTTAATAttatagtgatttttttttttaaaatcatatctATCTTTTCGTGTCCTGAGAACATAAGGCAGAGGAATTATTTGCCATGGAATAACCTCAGGGACTCCCGGGCTCTCAGCGTGCAGGGAGGAGGAGCGCAGGTGAGGTACTCGGTGAACTCGAGACACCCTGTACCAAGAATAAACACGACTGCTTTAGTCCTCGTGATGGCATTTTGGTCTGTTTCATTTAATCTAATGCACATTTTGTGGAAAATAGATTTTGCAGGTCTCGGGGTCACGTTGGCATCTTCCCATTCATCTTTATACACTAacggaaataaaataaagcctTTATATTGCAAGTACGCTGGTATTTGGTATTGCAGCCCAATTATGTCAATTTTAACTAATACTAAGCCAACACATGAATCATAAAGATAAATATATCTAACATAATGTGTGCAATGTGCACTCAGGAAGGTAGTGTTCAGAACTATAAAGACCATCATCGTTGGAGGTTTGAGTcaagcagattaaaaaaaaggcatactgcAGATGGTAGGAGGAGAACTGTCTGTGAAGGAATATAAGGGATAATGGTTAAAGAATTAAGTGGGAGCGGCAGGCTCGAGGCAAAACGAAGAATGCAGGTTGTTTGTCGAGAATGGAGGGAAGTCAGCGGAGGTCGCTCTCCTCGTCCTGTATGGTTTTCTTGATGCGCAGCAGCATGGTGGTGAGCCACTGATCCAACCGAGAGATGGTGTCGTACTCCTTCACCTGAGACACGAATAACAATGTCATAATCAGTTTTATTCATACAAAACTTCTTAACAATGTGACAAAGGCGtgcaatctttaaaaaaaaacaagtgatgaagatataaaacaacaaataagaataatttgtatccaaaaaaacaaacaaggtttGATGATTTAAAATTAGGGAGGGGTGGGATTTGTCTAAGAGCCAAAGGGAGAGAGTTCCAGGGgccataaacacaaaaacaagttcagtagaatcagctttttatccacataCAAATTTGGggataaggaaaaaaaacaaaacatgctaaATAGACAGTGAATGCTGGTTTGTCTATATGTGGccgtgtgatggactggcaccAGTGCCTCCTGTAGCCCTTATTTAAGGAAGTGGCATGTGGGGAGCCCTAAAACGCTATTTTTGGGAaacagtaaaatgtcaaaatgccATCCtaacttttcatttatttcacccTGGCTTCATTCCATCTGTGACTGTACACATTGTAATAGATTAAAAATGCATGCATGCTAAACATCTCCTCTGTTTTAGGCAgcgttacagcaccacatacaggcttGGCagatgtactacagtgtttagagGATTTCTGGGAagttgtgtggatgaagacatttcttgaaatatGAACGAAAAAGATCATCAAGGGAAAATTTCCTTAAGGGTAGTGAATATTACCAATACTGAACCAGTGGATTTTTTATGGTTATGATTACAGTTTTCCAAATATGATTTTATGACAAATCACTGTTAAAAGCACAGTTGtattgtgaataaaaaaaaaaggtaatattTCATGTGAGGGTGTTGAAAAATGCTTTCCACCTCAACAACATACaatgccacaagggggagccagCATCTTTCTAGTTATTCCATGACCTCATGATAGattcttctttttccctttaaaatgttCTAACTATCTGCGATGCATAAAAACTATTTATTACCGTAAACTCTTTATGcttgttctttaaaaaaaatatacagataaACTAAACTTAAAGGTTGGGACAATTCTGCAAATTTTGCTTGTGGACTGAATCTGTGGGttccgacccagtgtttggggattttaaattttcattttaaattgattcACAGTCATGATAAAAAGACAAGACTGTCTGAAAAGACAAGATATAGTTTCCATGCATTTGTTTGTTGCCTTCtataaaagaaaatcttttaGACTTTAATCACCAATCGATACTTTTTACTGGTATCCCATCAGTGTGTAATCAGAGACCCAGAAACACAGTATCATAAAAATATTCAGCTATATTTGACTGACTCACTGAATCAGTATAGGCATCCACCTTCTGTTCTTCATAGGCATCTAGAAGTTTCTGGTGAGATAAAAACAAGGACAGAGATCAGagtaaaaggaaaacagagGCAGCATTCAGTCAGACTGTTAAACCTCCTGGACTAGATTTATAAGGTGTTATTGTTTCAAGGATTAAAAGCCTCAATACCAACCTTCAACAGTTTGCATTCTCTCGAGTCTGAAAATGCTGGAAACATTTCTTCATACTTCTGCACAGCAAGCTGAGTGAAAAGAGGaggaatattattattattattattattattgttattattattagagtaGCAGGTGATGCTACATCTGCCGTGTATGTACTGTCTGGACACAGGTTCCATGCCAAGGCTAACCTTTGCATTTAACATGTCTATGCAGAAGTGACAGAGCGCTGCCTTGAAGAAGTGATCCTTGGCACTGTATTTCAGGAGCGTACTGTCCATTGCGTGGGTTCCCACCTAAAAGAAAAAGGACCAAtcacaggtttgttttgttACTACAGCCCTTGGTGACAGATCACgtggtaaaaacaaaagtaaaaacaaaaggttgCATCATCTCACCTGTTCATAGATTTCAATAGCTTTTGGGTACTGCTCCAACTGAGCTGCATAGGTTGCTACTTTCAGAAGGCACTTGTTTGCTGAactgagagggagggggggaaaaaaaaaagattctcagccaaaacacatttaatgagATCAAAGAGCACAAATTAACGCAACcttacaacaaacacaacaggatTTTAGTTCATTCCTTTACCAAATCCCTTTTACTGATCtgtattaattaaatgttatgAAATAAGTTGCAGGTCTAATTTCAAGATGTTTTAGAACCATAGAACAGAATTCTTATTAGAGTGACTATGATACTTACGAGtatgattattatatatttttaaagaaattggTTTAGGGAattagttatttatatatatgtgatattttaaatcatatttgtaCACCTGaataaaaaggagagaaaaagatgTTTTAATAGTCACCTGGTGGACTCTTCTCCTTTGTAATAATCTGCAGCTTGCTCGTAATGAGCGACAGCCTGGAATGGAAATGGGAAATAAAGTGTAAGCAGAACTTGAACAATGCTTAACATTAACTCTGGAACCCCACAAAAAATCAACATGTACAGtagaaaacagaacatttccTCTGACCTTGTCAATGTCCACCAGCTCTGTCTCGTATATTTCGGCAatggtgatgtgatgtttgGCTGCAATGGTGAAGCGGCCCTAGATCCAAAATAAAGGGGAGGGATCAACCTTTGTAAATCAGATGCTAAACATCTTACGCTTCCATTTCTAAAACATTTACTTACCATATCGGTGTATATCTCAATAGCTCTGTTGAGGCAGTTTATGGCCTCTGTTGggaaaaataatgatgttataTACATCACACAGACTTAATATCACTGCAATTGTAAATGATTgttaaacatttgaataaaacagTTTATTCTGTGGTTTACTTCCACATTTTTCCACAGTGTAACACAGTGTACTCTCTTTTCCCCATGTGTAACAACCATCCTTCATCAGGAACAACTTTATTCAACACAAAATTTGCTGTGCATGGTCCACTGCAGcttgtgaaataaaagaaaaactggtaCGACACACATGAACTTCAGCACTTATATTTTCTGTGGTGGTGATGAGTAATGATTACCTTGTGGATCTGCTTTTTTAAAGGCGTTCCCGGCATCGATGTAGTTTGTCGCTGCGTCATGCTTGCTCTGCATCTGCAGGTGAAGGCGGGCGGCTTGGGAGAAAGCGTTTCCTGCAGCTGAAAAGGAAAACGTCCCCACATTATAGGACGGAAAATCTCCAAAAGAAGAGACGATGAACGTAACACTTGTTCGTAATCGTTCACATTGAAATATTCTTACCACACCAGTTCTTGGCCATTTTGTACATGTTGGCTGCCCTCACATACATGTCACAGGCCTCTTCAAGCTTGGAGGAACCCCTGTGTGATAACACATGTAATCAATCAGCTACACAAAGATTGTTAAATCAATCTCAAATACCATGACACAAAGCACTAATGTCTATTTCGGGTTTTTCCACTGGCAGACGCCAGTTGCCTTGTTTGCACCTTGGTTCATCATGAAACAACATTTCTTTCAAATGTATACTTTAAATACAAAGGAATAACAATAAAGGTTGATCTGACTCTCACTCCCACTACATACAGCAAAGTCAGATTGTAAATAAATTACTCCTGTGCCCCTAATACACAAAAATGCTGTATTAGAAATTGACAAAGAAACATAAATTAATGTATCAATTTTTCACCTATCAATACCATTATTGACTTCATTCCTcaccataaaaaacaaatattcatatGTCAAATATTCCTGTCAAGGTAGATTTACATTACATAAAACAAGTACTTACTCCATAACTACAGCCCAGCAAAGGTCAAGGGTTATTACACAGACTAAAAAGATGATGGAAGTATCAGAGAGGATCGCTGAGCATGAACATGTGGAGCTGActaaaaaaatcaacatgtgAACCACACCTTAACAGACCCAAATGAAATAATTGACCCGCATAATCATCTATGCCAGTACTACACTGAAGACCAATTTAACAAATGCATTGAGATGGATGGGAAACTGTCTTTAATTCACTTCAATAGCAGGAGCCTATGCACCAACTTCAACTACATTTTTGAAGTGTTGTAGGTATTCCCTAATTCCCCATTCCCCATTGTGGAGTCAGAAACATGGATTAATGAAGACAAAGGCACAGATTTTTGCCTGGATGGATACAAACTTGTCTATGTtaacagaagaaacaaaggtggaggaggagtggcCCTGTTCAATGACAATAACATCGAGTATGAGATTGTACAAAATATGTCTGAAGCTGTCTACACAGAAACAGATGTAAATGGCGCTTACGATTcctttttgcaaatatttaaaacGCTGTATGATAGACACTGTCCTGTAAAGAAAAGACCCACAAATTACAATAAGGAGGGGAAACCATGGCtaacaaaaacattgataaatacctgcaagaagaaaaacactgtatagACAATACATGAGATTAAGGACGGAACAGTCAGAAACTAGATACAAACGATATAGGAACAAACTAAATAGCATCCTAAATGATTGCAAGAAAGAATACTACAGTAATATGCTAGCAGAAAACATGAACTATACTAAAAAACTATGGGATATTCTAAACGatgtgatcaaaaacaaaaacacaaaacctagcTATCCTCTCTATTTCAAAAGGACAATAACACGAAGGAagataacaaggaaatcataGCAGAAAGATTTAATGAATTCTTAGTCAATGTGGGGCCGAATCTGGCGAAGAACATTCCTGACCGAAACCCCAGCACAATGTTTCTCaccccagtgaaggacagagagattagACACCTGGTCAACAAATGCATAGCAAAAACATCCACGGATGTAGATGACCTCGACATGAAGTTATATTAGAAAGTAATAGATGGAATCGTTTCACCTCTAACATATATCTGCaacctgtcatttcaaactgGGACATTTCCCACCAAAATGAAAGTGGCAAAAGTAGTGCCATTGTTCAAGAAAGGGGACATACACAAATTTACTAATTACAGACCAGTCTCAATACTACCACAACTGTCAAAAATTCTGGAGAAACTATTTAACGATAGGCTAGACAACTTCATTAACAAACGTAATCTGCTATATATTGATTGAATCATTTTGTGACTcttgagtgctacctgatgctgaaacatgttttgtcaaaatgtcatataaaaaattaaaataaaaaattgtttcGGTTGTGTGGACTACACTAAGGGGTGATGATGATttatctaactgacatgaccgaaataaataaacatactttATCTagtggaaaacaataaaaacgtgAACTTTTGAAGGGATTTTAacacagaggaataaaaaaaaaattaaattgaaatggCAGTGTATTCTAAATATGCATTTTCAATGGGAGTCAGTGGCACACACAAAAATGGCTAAGGAACACAGACTTCCTCATTTTGCTTCCAGGGtgtattaaaataatatcaaaatTCATCCCAAAATACACAACCTTGTCAAATTTTGCATCAACACTGCCAAagatgaaaaatccaaaaacacatAACATGTCTAGGGAGCACACTTTATATGTTATTAAAGAATTGTAAAGAATTGTGactatattttacagtgtactgGAGAATAGGTTTGTTGTACTGTACCAGAAGGGTTAAAACGCTTACAAAAATCCCCCAGGTGATGGCGCCACAGCTACAAATCTCCCTGGCAGGCAGTGTTCCAGAGGAAATGTGGCAGCACCTAATATTATCTAATGTTATCGAATATTATCGAATGTTAATGATATTATCACATGGCATGTGAGTCACTTTTAGATCACCGTTTAAACAGACAGAGCAGCAACTCAACTATGTAACTGAAGTCCGCTCactgcaatatatatatatatatatatatatttatatgtacacacacacctcagtgaAGCTCCTAACTGTATGTGTCAGGATACGTATTCTGCAGTGAAATAACGCTAAACACTTATGTAACACTAATTACAATGGTATAACGTTATATATAGCGCAATGGTAACGTGATGTTAAGAGCACAGAGTGTGTGAGTAAGAGTTTAGTCGTGTGTTTTGACAGATAAATCCACCTTCCGCTTCGTTGGCCCCTTCGCTTTGCAAAATTAGCTTAACAGTGGCTAGCCAGCATACTCACCCAAACATCGACCCGAAAAACGACTGCGATGACCGTACTTTCTTCTCGGCCTCGGCCATTAAGCTTGtcgcttctttttctttcccgGTATGTTCCATTTCTATGTCGCTGCTCCGattcagagaagaaaaaacaggaacaaacgAAAGTCAACAAACCTGCTAACCAGAGCTAGCGGCAGCGGATTAGTCTTGTCACCAGTGGCGAAATCATCATCACTCACGTGACACGCTGAACACACAGATGCTGCATTCAAGTGCGTGTCTGTAACTTTGAATAGTTCACATCCCCCAGGTTTAAATAATTTGCTGTTCAATCAAATAACTAGCCGTGATAAACCAACCACAGTATGACCTGAATTACGCGTAAGCCAAACGGTAAACATGTACATACGGCACACGTGTTTACAAACAATATATTatatcagtatttttttttaccacaacaACATCTGTTCTGATCAGTTTCCGACAACAACAAAGGTATCTTACAACACATTCTAAAACCCACACACGACAACGAGTGTATGAGAAACTAAGAAAGTATAGCAAGTCAGTGTCCTTTGATGTAAAGTTGGTttgaactgaaaataaaaaacaacaactgcacaACTCTAACGGCAGCTTTGC
This Solea senegalensis isolate Sse05_10M linkage group LG8, IFAPA_SoseM_1, whole genome shotgun sequence DNA region includes the following protein-coding sequences:
- the napab gene encoding N-ethylmaleimide-sensitive factor attachment protein, alpha b — protein: MEHTGKEKEATSLMAEAEKKVRSSQSFFGSMFGGSSKLEEACDMYVRAANMYKMAKNWCAAGNAFSQAARLHLQMQSKHDAATNYIDAGNAFKKADPQEAINCLNRAIEIYTDMGRFTIAAKHHITIAEIYETELVDIDKAVAHYEQAADYYKGEESTSSANKCLLKVATYAAQLEQYPKAIEIYEQVGTHAMDSTLLKYSAKDHFFKAALCHFCIDMLNAKLAVQKYEEMFPAFSDSRECKLLKKLLDAYEEQKVDAYTDSVKEYDTISRLDQWLTTMLLRIKKTIQDEESDLR